The genomic segment TTTGAGAGGATTACTTGATTTggaccctttaaaaaaaagaatgttatAAGAAATAGTCAGAAAAATAGCCTAATTAAGTGTCTGTAATAATGTCTGAAACTTTTTCTATAAAGTAACACTCATTAGGCGTTcaatgtttatgttttgttctGCAGTAATTTGGCAGAACTGAAATACACCACAATGATTTTGCTCATTAGTGTCTCCTCTCTGGCAGcactaagaagaaaaaaaaaaacaaagaaaagaaatcagtgAAATGACCAGATGTAATTTTGGTTGGTATCAATTCCCTCCATGGTTCTGGTGCTCAGTGGTGCATATTCAATTTGATGAGAGTTTGGAAAAGAGAGCACAGCTGTCTCACCGAGTCCCAGTACCAGAGTGGACCACATGTTGATATTGAGCATCATATGATTGGCACCCGTCTGGAAGCGAGCCCTCATGTGGTCCTGGGCCACACCAGTCAAGCCATCCAACGTCAGAGACACCAACTATGatacagcaaaacaaacacacagcaaaatattaaacaaacattaagaagtcatgttttttttctttaacatgatGTAGTATGGCTTGGTTTTCCATTAGCACAATGCCTTAGTCTCATCTGAGATTTCAAGCTAGCCCAGCTGGTTCGAAAGGTGGCTGATTAGTCAGAAAGAATCACCTGTAGGAGTACGCCACAACTCCTCCGTAACAGGACACAATACACTTCCCTGTTCTGTGCAGTCATCTGTAATTCTAGCACCCAGTTTACAACATAAATCACTGATTTTCCCTGGATCATCTATtgtatcagaatcagaatcagatttattgccaagtaactttcattacaaggaatttgttgtgatttgacggtgcctacatataaatagataaatatgaaccataaagatatgaacaagccaactgaacatataacattaagactgaaaaactatataagagtggaaataaaaattatgtacataaaaataaataagagtaaagtagtgtatttacattaaatgaaatgtgcagtctgtagtataaaaataaaaatgtacaaattgaaGTGACCAATGAAGGGGGAGTGTGTTAATGCGTTGTCAGTCAGGTAAGTCTTTAGGTGAGTTCCAAAGCCTGatggcagaggggaagaaactgtttttgtggcgggaggttctggttctgatagaccgCAGCCTCCGGCCAGAGGGGAGGGGATCAAACAGATGGTGtccagggtgggaggggtcagctgctatcctccctgctctcctcagggttctggaggagtagagttctgggagagaaggaaggctgcagccaatcaccttttctgcagaacgtatgatacgctgcagtctgcacctgtccttggcagaggaagcagcgtaccagacggtgatggaggaggtgaggatggactccaCGATGGCAGTGTAGAAGTGGACCAGCATTGTCCGTGGTAGAttgaacttcttcagctgcctcaggaagtacatcctctgctgagccttcttgatgAGGGAGCTGATGTTCAGCTCCCATCTGAGGTCCTGGGAGATGATGGTGCCCAGGAAGCGGAAGGACTCCACAGTGTCATGcataactaataaataaatgagcatGTTAACTAAGTCCAAGTATTGATTGAGAGCTAAATTTTGTCCTTATTATTGTGCCctgaacaaaataataaaataaaaaaataaaaaatgtttaataccAAAAGCCTGCTTCAAactcattcattaattcattcattatctttgccgcttagtccattacgggtcgcgggtaagctggagcctatcccaacattttaactggagaaagtcagggtacaccctggacaggtcacagtCCAtggcagggccaacacagatagagacaaacaaccatcacacacacacacactcactccaagggagaatttagagtgaccaattaacctaacatgcatgtctttgggaCGGTGGGacgaagccggagaacccggagagaacccatgcatacatggggagaacatgcaaactccactcAGAAAGGCCACAgccccccaggttcgaacctcccccaaGCCAAGGAAGGTGTGTGCCTCGTTTCTATGCCATCACAGCttcacacacactgcaatgatAAACAGTTGAgggtttattttttctaatggAAAACAAGGTACAAAAGAGCCATGATGTAACTCACCAACAGAATCTCTCCAAAACCAAAAATATGGTCATCAGCAACAGCTGAACTCTTGTTGGGTTTGTAGAGGAACAAAGCAACACCAGTGACAATCAGCAGCACACACAGGTACTTCGCCAGTGGGTACTTCTTCCTAAGTAATGTCACACCGAGGAGCATCACTGCAACaacataagaaaaacaacaggaagtatgtattttacttcttttaccATCTTGAATACACATCTGTCCTTCAACCCTGAGAGCGAAACATATGGAACGGTGAAACAGTGTGTGCTCTGATCTGCAACAAGAGATAATAAAGCTTTGAATGGGAAGATAACCTTCAGAACAGTTTCCAGATTAGCAAAAATTAATACAACACAGCTGAGAACCTTGAAACTTGTGCAGTCCAGTGACATTAAAGTAAGCAGTAGCAAAGTCATAATCTTCTAATCTGCTGTTATTTAACTGTTTGCAATGAGCCGATGTACAAGAGCACACTTGATTATTGTTCAAGGATTTTGCAATCTCAATGCCCTTTTAGATTGTGTAATTCAGAGCATGTAGTTCAAATGAATTTTCATCACATGCTGCCTACTAATCTCCTACAGGGTGTAGCTTAAAGTGTAATCgtgtcatttttatgtaaacaatACACAAGTAGAtagtaaaatatgaaaaaaaaagactgatatTATCAGCTTTACCTGGTATTGGCTTGCAGGATTTCCCCAACACCtaccacaacaaaaaaaattactttagtATAAGTGTATACCTAGCACAGACAATACATTAATCCATTTCAAAAGAATCACCTCGGCTCAATGTTGGTCCATTTACAAAGGAGCAAACTCACCTGTGTGGGGTAGTTGACATACTGAAGGGCAGAGTTACTGGACACCATGGCTCCCAGATAAGAAAGGGAACACAGGCCATAGAGCCAGTTTGTTGTGCGATCTGGTTTAGAGCCCTCAAAAAATTGGATCACTGATTTTAAAGAGGATTATAAAGAGGAGgataattattatcatcatcatcaatattatttataataaataattcacaTGCTTCAGTTTTTAACTGGCTCGTATGTTAGACTCATGTCACCATGTCTTCCCTGTTATGCTGCCTAGCACATTCACAGAATCTAGTTTTCATGTATTTGTACACCAAATACTCACATATTCTAGCAAACAAAGCATTGATGATGCACTGGATGAAGACCAATGTCCGGGCAAATATGAACTTCTCCTGACCATAATCACCCCGCGTGCTGCAAAAGTCAAAGAAACAAGACAAACTAAATCAGACTGAAGATAACTGATATAAAGTAGAGAACATGTTTTTGTGGAACAACTGTGTTGCAGGTGTCATATTGCAGCTGTTATCAAGAGCTTGATGAGAAGAAAACTGTCTGgaagtaaatgtgtaaataaagcaCCATAACAGTATGTATTATCAAGCATGTATTTGGGGGTTAGACTATTTAACATTTGAAACCAGATATGATCCATGTTCCCATGTGAGCTGGATAACATACCATCTGTGTCCAGCCTTAGGGTATGACGAGCAATACAGGTAGAACTTTTGTGCGTGTTTTCTTAGTAACTACTTAGttatgtcttgtttttatttcttagcTACATGTTGGAACTTTATCTAAAAAAGTTTAGCTATAATCCCCAGCTACAGGATATTGTGATCTGCTGTGCAAATTAGGTTACTGTTTTGAGAACTGTTGCTGTGTGCTACCTCTAATCTTTAATAAACAACAGAATGACAGTTTATTAAACAGATGGTTTATCGGTGACCACTTACATTGTCTCTTGTAGTATTCcgtaataaaaataacacacaaaaactcCAAGGAAGCAAACGATAAACCGTATCTGCATGTTGTCCCATAGCGATGAGGGCTTCCCAGCTCCTTTTCCCGCTGCCATACTGTCGTTCACCAGAACCGGTATGTTAACTGACACCGCTCCGCTCCCAGTGCCCCTCACACCGACGTCCCGCTCCACTATAGCCGATGTCACGAGCCCGGAAATGGCGCTCGCGTTTTTAAGTCAATTGTTGTTTTTCCAAGAGTTGAaggttttttacttttatatttatatctatGTATAGGCAAACCCTCTTGTGCACAGCGCTGTCTTAGATTGTCAGGACtcgcagaaaaaataaataaataaataaatatcacgTCATTGTTGCTGGTGCATCATCCGACTGACCGCGAAGtcaaagataaaagaaatatgTTATTCCTATTTGGGGAAAAGTGGAAGAGATGATACCAACTATGTGCAATTTCTGCTTCCTTCACTTATAAAACCTTATTTTCAGTGGAGATTAAGGGGAGAAAGGGTCCGTAAGGGTAAAAAAATGTACAGGGACCCTGTAGGTGTTACCAGCTAAGCccaaacattaacatttatattaatacagtaaatgtttattgtaaaaacacgGTGTCATTTTTACTGT from the Melanotaenia boesemani isolate fMelBoe1 chromosome 2, fMelBoe1.pri, whole genome shotgun sequence genome contains:
- the slc35b1 gene encoding solute carrier family 35 member B1, which produces MAAGKGAGKPSSLWDNMQIRFIVCFLGVFVCYFYYGILQETITRGDYGQEKFIFARTLVFIQCIINALFARILIQFFEGSKPDRTTNWLYGLCSLSYLGAMVSSNSALQYVNYPTQVLGKSCKPIPVMLLGVTLLRKKYPLAKYLCVLLIVTGVALFLYKPNKSSAVADDHIFGFGEILLLVSLTLDGLTGVAQDHMRARFQTGANHMMLNINMWSTLVLGLAVLWTGEVWDFLSFTERHPKIFYNILLFGLTSALGQTFIFMTVVYFGPLTCSIVTTTRKFFTILGSVILFGNVMSTMQWAGTIMVFLGLGLDAKFGKSPKKTTR